Part of the Anopheles coluzzii chromosome 3, AcolN3, whole genome shotgun sequence genome is shown below.
TCCATTCCGATACCCTACGTACTCTGGGCAAGAATTCATTAGATAAGTGTACTTAAACGTATTTTTCCGTATCGCATTGTAAATAGCTCATATACGGccatttttactttaaaagCTTGTAGAtacgctatttttagaattaaTATAATATAGTTGCTTCTTTTTATTGCTGAAATATGCTTTACTGTTCTAATATGATTTTataatgtaaacaatatttAGCACATCAAAATAACTCATTTTTAAATTAGTTAATCCAGACACAATAATTGTTAATTTACTAACATTAATTACAATTAatcatacaattttttttaattagaatGCTTATAAAACCCAATATTTCAATGTGTACTACTAGTTGAAAATATTCTAATATTTGCTCTATTTTCATGCTCTATCACTCCTATCATTATGATACTGTTTTTTGCATTTACTATTACAGTCTGTTCCCCAGCTACGCGGCAAATAAACGATAAAGTGTATACAAGTactaaattgaataaaaagtaCTAAGTAACCAATTGTACTTTAGTCGAAAATCGTCAAATTCAATATTCgacgcggatattcgagttacgcggattcctcgggaacagactgtacttGCATATGGGTTGCATTGAgataataaatgaaaaaatagatCCTAATATTAATCcctttaaaattatttatccTTTTATATTCCCCTTCGTTCTAACTTCCTAAGATACAAAATTGTTCAGAATTTCTAAATCTCTTGTGTTTcccatttatttttatttttttagtaaCTAAGATTTATTAGTCAAAATATATACCGGAATACAATAACTTCCTTTTCATAGTTCGTTATTTATGCACGCACGATTTAAATGGTAGTATTTTAAAAAGTAATGCGAATGTAAATTTAACAGTTGCATATAGAACTAATACATATATTGCTCCTTTTAGCTGAGCTTCTTAAAAGGAAGTGGCAGAATTTACGCAATCAATATGGAAGAGAAAAACGTAAAACTAAAGTGCCGACCGGTTCTGCTGCTTCCACGGAAACAACCTGGCGTTATTTCCAGCATTTAGCATTTTTATCCGATGTGTATTCGTCACGTACTACCGTTAGCAACCTGCCGAATATAAACCAGATTCCTGATGAAACCATTGAAATTTTGGACGGTAATTTCATTGAGTACTGTATATTGTTATGATACCATGTATTACATCAGTAAATGTATTATATATTTGCAGATAACTTTCCAGCGGAGGCAGATGTATATATTGAAGAGATAGAAAATATGCCGTTAtgtgaaaatgatgaaaatagtTTGCTACCATCGACAAGCAGAAAGAGATCGGCCCGAGAGCAGAATAAAGTGCTGGAGGAGCTTATTTgtttagaaaaacaaaagattgCCAAGTtggatgaaataaaacaaaaaactgaagTGGATCCTTTTGCTGCTAGCATCTCGAAagatttgagcaaattgtctATGCTGAGACAACTGCTAGCTAAAAAAGAAATTTTAGATGTTTTAATGAAGCATGTAAAGGAACAAGAACAATCCGATAAATTCAACTGAAATGAACTACTGTGGTTACGGTAATAGTTAATTAGTTAATCAAGTAAGTTAAGTAGTTGCATAGTTTTAAGTTACATAACAATGTATAATTAGAAAGATACAGAGATATATGTATGCGTAGCATTtagttatttaaattaataagtTAATATTAATTTCTGTAAATATTATACCCAAGTTAATAACCTACCAATAATCAATTTAGGCTAAAATGTTAGTAATGTTGTGATCTCATTGAACTTCATACAAATATATAATGAATTTtagaacaaaactaaacattacACTATCGTTTATATAAATAGAAAACTGACGGAACGAAATATGCGGTATTTAAGATCTGAGTGAAGAAAGTGGGAACTCCCTGAACCACACGTCGTAACAGAACACTGCTATGCACGCTTTCCTTGAACTAATTCTAGTTTGGTTGTCGGTAACGTAAACATATCTGCTTTGGGTTCAAAACTCTAATAAGTTGGACTAACTATCCTGCATTAGTTACACCTATCAAATAGAGATAATCTAACCCATGAGATGCTTGGTAATGTCTAGGTCATCAAGAACGGCCGTTTCgcaaaatgaagaagaagataaggTCTATTTTTCCCGAGTAACAAAAGATTACCGGAACCATTTACTTAGTTCAAAAAATTCACATTAATATATTCATCAGGTAATTTTTCTGGTTTCATGTTAATTaactaatttaaattttaattgaaaaaaaagaaaaatagctcaaaattaTTTACATATGTACAGTACTTTTCACTCGATAGCTTATACGCTTGCaatatattaaattttatattgaATCGTACGTTTCcatacaaaatttaacatattTCGCTTGTATGAGCTTTCCTGTGAACACGTCTTAACGTTTTGAgatattttttgaattatcTTATTGTATCTAGTATATTAATTTcgtaaaaaatattgtttaaatttttctCTAACAGCATATGCTTGTTGAGTCGAGTGGTTAAATCTCCGATTCATGGAAGGAGTTTCCACACTGTTGCTTGCTGTTGCATTATTAACGTGTAATACGTTACTGTCCCTAAAATCAATGCATATGTTAtgcaataaacaaacagcttTCACAATTATATCGACATGTTCCGGATATACCTGTAGCTCTGTTTTCAAACATCTCCATTTACTAACAAGCATGCCAAATGCGCACTCTACTATACGTCTGGTTTTACTTAACATGTAGTTAAAAGCGGTTTGGTCTCCAGCACCTCCTGTCGGATACGGCCTCATCAAGTATGTCTTCAATGGATATCCTTGATCTCCAAGAAACACATACGGTAATTGTATGCCATTCAATAATCTTGGtggaggaaaattaaaaatattatgcCGTATATATTCGTAAGTATTACTATTGGAGAAAACTCCACTATCGGCTCTTCTTCCATAATCTCCTACAtctattattaaaaattttcCTTTAGCATCGGCTATTGCTTGTAAATggatagaaaaatatttcttgtAGTTGTAGAACTGCGATCCTGATAAATTAGGGCATTTTATCCTTATGTGTTTCCCGTCGATGCATCCACATACGTTGGGAAATCCGCCTAGACTTTCAAATTCCTCTGCTGTTTCCATGAATTTTTGTTGAGTAGGAGAAGGCAAGTGAATATGTTTCATCGTGGTCCATATGGCTTCACAGGTTTGGTAGACAATAGCTGCTACAGTCTGGTTTGAAATGCGGAAAGTATGTGCCAAAGCCCTGTAGGACAGTCCAGTAGACAAGAATCTGAAAGATATTTAAAACGATGTTATTTGGTGCGTATGGGTAGCATAATTTGAAAATTCAATGAAAATGGTAGTACAAATATGTGgaagaaaattaaagaaaacgtTTACTAATAACCAAATAACACGTACCAGCAACACTAGAAACGTGACATTCAAGTAAATGATTTTGAATGAACTATGAACGAATTGCCTGACATGAATATCGTTTTTCCATAAAATATATTATGTGCTCTTCTGATACGTATAAAACAAGTAAGATTTAGATAAATGTACAATACATGAATAAATCCGGATTGCCCCATTTTTGATTGCTCATACGAATTTGGTCGGTTGCTTTGCATACACTTATAAAACTCGTTTACAAATTAAAAACTTCAAAACATGATTGCAATATGCAACCAATATAATGTATTGATCTCCGTGTCCTGGTTTTTACACACGCTGGTTTTCcgtaagctgttttttacaCACGCTCTAAGGTTTGCTCCACCGTTCTTGATTCTCAATCACTAACGAAGCACATATTAACTATAAATCATCCAAAATTATGAGAACTGACTTATTTGTTTATCTACTTACCTCAAAGTTAGCATCAAACGGTGTTCAGGcttgatgtttgttttatttgctttagGTAACTTTGAGCGTATTTTACCcaaaatgtagaaaaaagtTCGTTTGGACATCCGCATGTATTCGTAGAAGTATTTTGGTTCGCTCAAAAGATCCTCGTACTGCTTGGTAAAttctcccttttcttttctcgAGCGGTAAAATCTGTTTGTCGTTGCTCTACTACGCTCTAGCATTTGAATAGCTGTTAGCAGTGCTGCACTTGAGGCATATTCTTCGATAAACTCCATTTTAATCGTGAAATAATGCACTAGCAAAGTTGTTAACGCTTGTTGCTGCTATTCGCTTCCAatccaaacaacaaacatggCCGcgaagttgttttgttttgttttgttttgattgacaACGATTGACAATTCCATCCGACAtatcgaacagctgacagagcaccttTCGAACAgcgtcgtgtttgtttgtttcgttcgattgctgctagagcgccgcctaaggGACTGCACATTGGTCAAAATGTCGACAGATACAAGTTGATACAGTCAACACTCAACGGAGAGTCAATTGTTCGACAAACGAAAGCTAAGACAGTGTACGTATCGTGTCTTGTCATAGCATCGGCTCGGTGGAGTACATTTATCACATTAGCTCTAGTTGAATTGAAAAATCTAGGTGTAAACATTTTCCCTGAAATATTGCGCGCTGTAAGTTACAAAACGATTTGTTTAATGTGTCGGGCAATCTAAACAGAAAACGAGCGGCAATGGTGATAAAAGAAGTGTCTGAGTTTATTACGTTTCAATACGACTATACGATATTCATGTATTGTAAGGGTGTTGTTTCAGAATTATATCATTCATTTAGCACTCAAATGATATGAGAGATCTAGTTCATAAGCTAAAGTGGATTTGTGCTGGTTATAATTCTCTCAAAAGTTATGCACTATGTGTTACGGGCGTGTCATAAGAAAGTGCGTTCTTTACCAGGTTTAGCATACCACTGGCGGCATCATCTCGTCAAAGCATCGTCAATTCCACGTCGCCGTCAGTTTGTCGCCATCACTAGTTGGTATTGGCGAATAGGAGAAACCGTGTGAAACCACATAACAGTGGTATctgtaataaatataatagTGGTAATGTTAGCCCTAGCAAACATAGGAAATGGAATGTAAGtggaaataataaaagaatGCCTCGCGCCGGTTTCGCtacataaatatatatatatatatatatatatatatatatatatatatatatatatatatatatatatatatatatatatatatatatatatatatatatatatatatatatatatagatatatatatatatatatatatatatatatatatatatatatatatatatatatatatatatatatatatatatgagtgagtgagtgtgtgtgtgtgtgtgtgtgtgtgtgtgtgtgtgtgtgtgtgtgtgtgtgtgtgtgtgtgtgtgtgtgtgtgtgtgtttgtgtgtttgtgtgtgtgtatgagtcaGTGAGTGTGTAAGTTTTGTTTGTGGAATAGCGTATACGGAAAAAGGCAAAAGTATGGTGCTGGGTGCACGATGAATCGACAGAAAAACGTATGCACTCGGGCTGTACAATTCGTAGTAGGCGAGCAACGTGTCTGGAttgatgcgtgtgtgtattggtaAATGTTTGTAATAGcctaatattttaatattatgaTAGTAGCAAATTGTGCGGTGGACGAAAACAGTTTGAAGAAGCTCTTAAAACAGAACATTCCAATTAACGGAAGCAACATCCAATATCATTTGTTCAGTATTATTGTATGCAAACGTGTGTAATTCTTCTTTTACCGACGACGCAAAATCAGTGGAACGAAACGTATTGTATACAATAGTATGTGTGAGAGAATGTGTCGTGCTAATGAAGCAATTCCCCTTATTACCAGAAAAAGATGGATTCCGTCTTGTCCTCCTTCGTGGTGCGTGCCATGTTCGTTTGTGTTAGTGAATGCTTATCGGAATGGGTACGCATTATTTCCGTTATAATTTTGCTTCCGTCACTGCTTTGGAATTCAATATCTGCTATTACGCAGGGATTTCATTAGTTTCTGAATTTTGAATGGTTTATTGCCACCAGTCCATGTATTAGATATATGTCACGAATAAGATGGAATTGATGGCACACCAGA
Proteins encoded:
- the LOC120956123 gene encoding uncharacterized protein LOC120956123 translates to MENINIEILISEVQQREPLWNPKHAGYRNTLVQQRLWDELGASMKMNGMFDRLSYRKYTDRLHIELIHILLLLAELLKRKWQNLRNQYGREKRKTKVPTGSAASTETTWRYFQHLAFLSDVYSSRTTVSNLPNINQIPDETIEILDDNFPAEADVYIEEIENMPLCENDENSLLPSTSRKRSAREQNKVLEELICLEKQKIAKLDEIKQKTEVDPFAASISKDLSKLSMLRQLLAKKEILDVLMKHVKEQEQSDKFN